A stretch of the Lolium perenne isolate Kyuss_39 chromosome 3, Kyuss_2.0, whole genome shotgun sequence genome encodes the following:
- the LOC127341654 gene encoding protein MEI2-like 3 codes for MVIASGVIDRGHLSPFSGPTADSSSSFFSEDLVVPPERQVGFWKSESMVDQRGSNSAFASQLEKIHPMGANPEGDLERSRGQGFGGLDILRIGKLTGQGNGLTLPSMSWGDMITTPGSRLGSSARETDIAETASGNSRIRAHGVHGQSADTLGFICEGDESLGSMEEVEAQTIGDLLPTDDDLISGVVDGFDFAGLSINQDDADEDIFGTGGGMELESDDSISKVAKNREGSLKCQFSGEDYVNKCPSRTLFIRNINASIVDSELRALFQQYGDVHKLYTCKDRGYVIVSYYDIRAAQNAMRALHDKPLGLMKLDVQFSIHKENIFSPVSPQLDRSPRGICTSGPQKLSSPIRIEPTHQYNNQAAINELGGSLGQGNIGRGMHMFHPHSLPECHNSICNSSESMTSSGRRASFRGDGVDYSHLQKVGSDSLHGRSFNQYTGGIGVAGVGSFPLHGQHYSRNHSNGFPQSPSPPMMWSNPQHPARMHGYPGVPPHTLNTRHHMGSAPSNGGSFENVCSVHPGSLGSVGFPGSPQLYPSDLGVFPPARGNHRETMFSPAGAGFPSLRQMCHAVNGRNPMVQVSASYDATNDRMRSHRHGGNSVQPENKRQFELDIDRIAKGEDSRTTLMIKNIPNKYNCKLLLAVIDENHRGTYDFVYLPIDFKNKCNVGYAFINMTDPQHIIPFYKTFNGKRWEKFNSEKVASLAYGRIQGRSDLISHFRNSSLMTEDKWCRPILFHKDGPNAGDQEPFPVGNNIRPRTLRNRPLHSSDTRAGDASLSTSPNQENSSRGANAVEGEDPH; via the exons ATGGTGATAGCATCTGGAGTCATCGACAGGGGGCACCTGTCCCCGTTCAGCGGCCCGACGGCCGACTCCTCATCCTCGTTCTTCTCTGAGGATCTCGTCGTCCCACCAGAG AGGCAGGTTGGTTTCTGGAAATCGGAGTCAATGGTGGATCAGAGAG GGAGCAACTCAGCTTTTGCTTCTCAACTTGAAAAGATACACCCAATGGGAGCAAATCCAGAAGGCGATCTGGAACGTTCAAGAGGTCAAGGCTTTGGGGGCCTAGATATCCTTCGCATAGGTAAACTGACGGGGCAAGGAAATGGTTTGACTTTACCATCGATGTCCTGGGGTGATATGATCACGACTCCTGGATCTAGGCTTGGCTCGTCTGCGAGAGAGACGGATATTGCTGAAACAGCTAGTGGCAACT CGAGAATAAGGGCACATGGTGTTCATGGTCAGTCTGCTGATACACTTGGCTTCAtctgtgagggagatgaatctctaGGGTCCATGGAAGAAgttgaagctcaaactattggtGATCTTCTACCAACCGATGATGATTTGATATCGGGCGTTGTCGATGGCTTTGATTTTGCTGGCCTGTCCATCAACCAGGATGATGCCGATGAAGATATATTCGGCACTGGAGGAGGGATGGAGCTTGAGAGTGATGATTCCATTAGTAAAGTTGCAAAAAATCGGGAAGGATCCTTGAAGTGCCAATTTTCTGGCGAGGATTATGTCAATAAATGCCCTTCAAGGACTCTTTTTATCAGAAACATTAACGCAAGCATTGTCGATTCTGAGCTAAGAGCTCTATTTCAG CAATATGGGGACGTACATAAGCTCTACACCTGCAAGGACCGTGGGTATGTAATAGTGTCTTACTATGACATAAGAGCTGCCCAAAATGCAATGAGAGCACTCCATGACAAGCCTCTGGGGTTGATGAAGCTTGATGTACAATTCTCCATTCATAAG gaaaatatattttctcCAGTTAGCCCGCAACTGGACAGATCACCCCGTGGCATCTGTACAAGTGGTCCTCAGAAGTTGTCATCGCCTATCAGAATAGAACCTACGCATCAGTACAATAATCAAGCTGCTATTAATGAACTTGGTGGGTCACTTGGTCAAGGAAACATTGGACGTGGAATGCATATGTTCCACCCACACTCACTGCCGGAGTGTCACAATAGCATCTGTAATAGCTCCGAGTCTATGACATCAAGTGGCAGGAGGGCTAgttttagaggagatggagtggaTTACAGTCATCTCCAGAAAGTGGGTTCCGATAGCCTCCATGGGCGTTCCTTCAATCAGTATACTGGAG GAATTGGAGTTGCCGGAGTTGGAAGTTTCCCCCTTCATGGACAGCACTACAGTAGGAATCATTCAAATGGTTTTCCTCAAAGCCCCTCCCCTCCCATGATGTGGTCGAATCCGCAGCACCCAGCGCGCATGCATGGTTATCCCGGTGTGCCACCACACACACTGAACACTAGACACCACATGGGTTCGGCTCCGAGCAACGGAGGCAGTTTTGAAAACGTGTGCTCTGTTCATCCAGGGTCTCTTGGAAGCGTAGGGTTCCCTGGTAGCCCTCAGCTGTATCCATCAGACCTTGGTGTCTTTCCACCTGCCAGAGGAAATCACAGGGAGACCATGTTCTCTCCTGCTGGTGCTGGATTTCCATCGCTGCGACAAATGTGCCATGCAGTCAACGGAAGGAACCCTATGGTCCAGGTTTCCGCTTCGTATGATGCTACGAATGACCGCATGAGGAGCCACAGACACGGTGGAAACAGTGTTCAGCCAGAAAACAAGAGGCAGTTTGAGCTCGACATTGACCGCATAGCGAAGGGCGAAGACTCGCGCACTACGCTGATGATCAAGAACATTCCTAACAA GTATAACTGTAAACTTCTTCTGGCCGTCATCGACGAGAACCACCGCGGAACCTATGATTTCGTGTACCTTCCGATTGACTTCAAG AATAAATGCAACGTGGGGTATGCTTTCATCAACATGACTGATCCGCAGCACATAATTCCATTTTACAAG ACGTTTAATGGCAAGAGATGGGAAAAGTTCAACAGCGAAAAGGTGGCGTCTCTTGCGTATGGCAGAATCCAGGGCAGGAGCGATTTGATCTCCCATTTCCGGAATTCTAGTCTGATGACCGAAGACAAATGGTGTCGTCCTATACTTTTCCACAAGGACGGACCAAATGCAGGGGATCAG GAACCTTTCCCCGTGGGGAACAACATTCGTCCTAGGACTCTCCGAAACAGGCCGCTCCATAGCTCGGATACTAGAGCCGGCGACGCGAGCCTGTCAACCTCACCTAACCAAGAGAACTCAAGCCGCGGAGCGAACGCGGTGGAGGGTGAGGACCCGCACTAA